A genomic region of Colletotrichum destructivum chromosome 1, complete sequence contains the following coding sequences:
- a CDS encoding Putative K domain-containing protein, with protein MSAQENIASNGNDLVGSLDQLKIDDEVRLGPDGEPAPRTDEEYAQAQLTLRAIVSSKEAGVIIGKAGKNVADLRDETGVKAGVSKVVQGVHDRVLTITGGCQSVSEAYSIVARALLEGAPSLGMGGVVQNNGTHPIKLLISHNQMGTIIGRQGLKIKHIQDASGVRMVAQKEMLPQSTERIVEVQGTPEGIKGAVWEICKCLVDDWQRGTGTVLYNPAVRTQPGTTSTAGGSTATFSSGGGRSNDYSAPRVMRTGNGADFSTNSNSNNGGGGGGGRPYGRRSDSDAASRGPPTHDENGEELQTQNISIPADMVGCIIGRAGSKISEIRKTSGARISIAKAPHDDTGERMFTIMGTAKANESALFLLYENLEAEKMRRQTATSPE; from the exons ATGTCTGCCCAGGAGAACATTGCTTCCAATGGCAACGACCTCGTTGGCTCCCTCGATCAGCTCAAAATCGATGACGAGGTCAGACTTGGCCCCGACGGCGAGCCCGCGCCCCGCACCGACGAGGAGTATGCCCAGGCACAGCTCACTTTGAGGGCCATCGTTTCCTCCAAGGAGGCTGGCGTCATCATTGGCAAGGCGGGCAAGAACGTCGCCGACCTTCGCGACGAGACCGGtgtcaaggccggcgtcaGCAAGGTGGTCCAGGGTGTCCATGACCGCGTTCTCACTATCACTGGTGGTTGCCAGTCCGTCTCTGAGGCCTACTCTATCGTTGCCCGCGCCCTTCTTGAGGGAGCTCCCTCCCTGGGCATGGGTGGCGTTGTCCAGAACAACGGCACTCACC CCATCAAGCTCCTCATCTCTCATAACCAGATGGGAACCATCATTGGCCGCCAGGGCTTGAAAATTAAGCACATCCAGGACGCCTCGGGTGTTCGCATGGTTGCCCAGAAGGAGATGCTCCCTCAGTCGACTGAGCGCATCGTTGAGGTTCAGGGTACCCCCGAGGGCATCAAGGGGGCCGTTTGGGAAATCTGCAAGTGCCTCGTCGATGATTGGCAAAGGGGTACAGGAACTGTCCTGTACAACCCTGCCGTTCGCACGCAGCCCGGCACCACCTCGACCGCTGGCGGCTCGACCGCGACCTTCTCTTCTGGCGGTGGTCGCTCCAACGACTACTCCGCTCCGCGTGTCATGCGCACGGGCAACGGTGCCGACTTCagcaccaacagcaacagcaacaacggtggcggcggcggtggcggccgtCCTTATGGTCGTCGTTCTGACTCGGACGCTGCTTCCCGCGGCCCTCCGACCCACGATGAGAACGGCGAAGAGCTTCAAACGCAGAACATTAGCATTCCCGCTGACATGGTTGGCTGCATCATCGGCCGTGCCGGCAGCAAGATCTCGGAGATCCGCAAGACCTCTGGCGCTCGCATTTCCATTGCCAAG GCTCCTCACGATGACACTGGCGAGCGCATGTTCACGATCATGGGAACTGCCAAGGCCAACGAGTCGGCTCTGTTCCTTCTCTacgagaacctcgaggcggagaagatgcGCCGTCAGACTGCCACTTCGCCCGAGTAA
- a CDS encoding Putative tyrosine-specific protein phosphatase: MPSAAARRVYEDQIPSFMSVFDLDAETIAAQETLTLVDPKLMDMEAAGKSLANPVQHLRPMMPSDPTHKHHDSTSTQASESAESSPTTTLSTSDCSPLSDPSPSSSPDSPVNLIPLSSFPATSFGGLAPLSSMNSFTATEATSFGRPMTSPSPRRPKNMKGLSIQPPFASNAATTLVSEPASPSFIKPTIPAMKRKPSQLSLNTKTSDLVMRNTLDVPGTPGMAPILQRRALKHSTSSPHMLPSLKSATFGPPGGMTFPKVLERNESGLSEFLRPTKAGIGASFDTTIVEEESPIKTQLASRAALDFEPYHENENNEDQKTPGYPDGPIAIYEDNVYLYLEPTAEEASKFDTVINVAREVSNPFSFLPKPDEPMSDSPAILSPIPDTAVSNASFSTAFEFPTSDRIETPTTPRAMSFSVQRPEYIHMPWDHNTDIAQDLMHLCETIDTRTKEGKRVLVHCQQGASRSASLIIAYGLYRNPDLSVNDAYYAAQEKSKWISPNMKLMYCLQDFQKQVSKKKASPGSAFRPRAGRSPTKHRLTLSADAAIDIAPKEPLTAPLPGEKEGSSGNASPSKSSPTRARGHSTPGSQPISPGPSSAPSSFSWSESENSAKFGSFDVDRLLPSKPAPPVSGLVPSSSFFSRPPPSPGPPPSPGFGAHRFGPSAGFGFSSLNLGPATDRRTQHAVHTERPLTMVGAIPDDAALMSPRAETMTKNPLHASCNEFPGMRFVEVPPTPSEGLFSPRETMFPRDPFYPFGRPTQVADPRSPPTKGETPIVRSIDELL, encoded by the coding sequence ATgccgtcagcggcggcgaggcgggtCTACGAGGATCAAATCCCCTCCTTCATGTCAGTCTTCGACCTTGACGCGGAGACAATCGCAGCCCAGGAAACCCTCACTCTTGTCGACCCTAAGTTGATGGACATGGAGGCTGCCGGGAAATCCTTGGCCAACCCGGTCCAACATCTGCGGCCCATGATGCCGTCCGATCCCACCCACAAGCACCACGACAGTACCTCCACACAGGCATCCGAGTCTGCTGAGTCTTCACCTACGACGACGCTCTCGACGAGCGACTGCTCCCCGTTGTCGGACCCGtctccctcgtcttccccaGACTCCCCCGTCAACCTGATCCCCCTCAGCTCTTTCCCGGCTACCTCCTTTGGCGGCCTTGCGCCATTGTCCTCGATGAATTCTTTCACTGCGACGGAAGCCACGAGTTTCGGTCGACCTAtgacgtcgccctcgccacgCCGTCCCAAGAATATGAAGGGTCTGTCGATCCAGCCGCCCTTCGCGAGCAACGCGGCCACAACGCTCGTCTCTGAACCTGCATCGCCCTCTTTCATCAAGCCTACCATCCCGGCAATGAAGCGCAAGCCCAGTCAGTTGAGCCTCAATACCAAGACTTCGGACCTGGTCATGCGGAACACACTCGACGTCCCCGGTACGCCTGGCATGGCACCCATTCTGCAGAGGCGCGCCCTAAAACActcgacctcgtctcccCATATGCTGCCTTCCCTGAAGTCCGCGACGTTTGGCCCCCCCGGTGGAATGACTTTTCCCAAGGTCCTTGAGAGGAACGAGTCGGGTCTATCAGAGTTCTTGAGGCCGACAAAGGCCGGCATCGGCGCTTCGTTCGACACGACAATTGTTGAGGAGGAGTCGCCAATCAAGACCCAGCTCGCcagccgcgccgccctcgacttTGAGCCGTACCACGAGAACGAAAACAACGAGGATCAAAAGACGCCCGGTTACCCTGACGGCCCCATTGCAATCTACGAGGACAATGTCTACCTCTACCTGGAGCCGACTGCCGAGGAAGCCTCAAAGTTCGACACGGTCATAAACGTTGCACGGGAAGTCAGCAATCCGTTCTCATTTCTGCCAAAACCGGATGAGCCCATGTCGGACTCTCCTGCGATCCTCAGCCCCATCCCCGATACCGCCGTGTCAAACGCGAGTTTTTCGACGGCTTTCGAGTTCCCCACCAGTGACAGAATCGAAACACCGACGACGCCTAGGGCCATGTCATTCTCCGTTCAGCGCCCAGAGTACATCCACATGCCTTGGGACCACAACACAGATATCGCTCAGGACCTCATGCATCTTTGCGAAACAATTGACACGAGAAcaaaggagggaaagagggtCCTTGTCCATTGCCAACAAGGCGCAAGCCGGTCTGCCAGTCTCATCATCGCGTACGGACTTTACCGGAACCCCGACCTAAGCGTCAACGACGCCTATTACGCAGCTCAGGAGAAGAGCAAGTGGATCAGCCCCAACATGAAGCTCATGTACTGCCTACAGGACTTCCAGAAGCAGGTCTCCAAGAAGAAAGCGTCGCCAGGTTCGGCGTTTCGCCCCCGTGCCGGACGTAGCCCCACCAAACACCGTTTAACGCTTTCTGCAGATGCCGCCATTGACATCGCACCCAAGGAGCCTTTGACAGCTCCTCTCCcaggagagaaggagggtAGCTCGGGGAATGCGAGCCCAAGCAAGAGCAGTCCTACTCGTGCCAGGGGTCACTCGACGCCCGGCAGCCAGCCAATCTCACCggggccatcatcggcaccgtcgagTTTTTCATGGTCAGAAAGTGAGAACTCTGCAAAGTTTGGAAGtttcgacgtcgaccgtTTGCTTCCTTCCAAACCCGCGCCGCCTGTTTCGGGTCTCGTACCTTCGTCATCGTTCTTCTCCAGGCCACCACCTTCGCCTGGCCCACCCCCCTCGCCTGGTTTTGGGGCACACCGATTCGGCCCATCTGCCGGCTTCGGATTCTCCAGCTTGAATCTGGGTCCGGCAACAGACCGCCGGACGCAGCACGCTGTCCACACGGAACGACCGCTCACAATGGTTGGCGCGATTCCTGACGATGCGGCTCTCATGTCGCCCAGAGCAGAGACAATGACAAAAAACCCGCTGCACGCTTCCTGCAACGAGTTCCCAGGGATGCGATTTGTCGAGGTACCGCCGACCCCAAGCGAAGGTCTGTTCTCGCCTCGAGAAACAATGTTCCCCAGGGATCCTTTCTACCCTTTCGGACGCCCCACTCAGGTGGCCGATCCGCGAAGTCCGCCTACAAAAGGTGAAACGCCAATTGTGAGGTCTATCGACGAGCTGCTATGA